A window of Nocardia arthritidis genomic DNA:
CGGATTCGATCACTCAGCGTACCGCTCACCCTGGTCCTGGGACGAATCCGGCGAGTGGGGAAGTTCGTGGGGAAGTTTCCGGATTCAGGTCCGGAACAGGCGGCCGAGCTCCTCGAGCCAGGGGATCGCGACGGCCAGCGTCGGCACCACCAGAATGGCGGCGGAGGCGAGATAGGCGGCGATGGAAAGGCGCACACCGCCGAGTGGGCCGGACAGCCGCTGGATCCGGATGAGCGTGCTCGGCCCGCCGACGGCCAGCGCGCCCTGCGGTGCGATCGACTTGGAACAGGCGACCAAGGCGCGAGCCAGCGGACGCGGACCGGTGACCTTCACCGCGGAATCGTCGGCGAGCAGTTCGATGAGCAACTTCACCGAATCCAGCGCCGACTTACTGCGCACCCAGCGGGGAAATGCCTCGTGCGCGGCGGTGAACGCCTCGAGCACCAGATCGTGGCGGGCGCGCAGATGGGAGCGCTCGTGGCTGATGATCGCGGCGAGCTCTTTCTCGTCGAGGTTGTCCAGGGTGCCCGCGCTCACCACGACCCGCCTGCGCAGCCCGGGTAGGCAGTAGGCGATGGGCTCGGGCGCGGCCAGCACCCGGATATCGGCGGCGCGGCGCGCGGGACCGCCCTGATCGAGCAGGTCGACGAGCATGCGGTGCTTGGCGCGTCGCCTGCGGGTGTGCACGCCGACCCGCACCACCGACCAGATCAGGCGCGCGCCGACCAGCAGGGTGAGCGCGAAGACCAGGACGTAGGCCAGCCAGAGCGGCAGCCCGAGCACGTCGATCTCCCGGGTGGGTGAGGTGGTCGGCCGTCCGTCGGGTCCGGGCACCAGCAGCTGGGCCGCGATGGCGAGTCCGGAACCGAAGGCGCTGAGCACGGCGGCCAGCGCGATGGCCTGCCACAGAACAAGTGCTGCCCGGGGCGTCCGGTACGGCCAGGTCGCCCGGGCCAGCAGAGCTGGGGCAGGCCCCGCGAGAAGCAAAGCGAGACCGGCGAATACCGGCGCGGTTGCGTTCATCGACTCAGCTCACTGCGTTGTGGGGCCTGGGTCCGAGGAGTCTACTGCGGCGGCTTCGCCTCGTCCTCGGTGGCTTCGAGCTTAGCGAGTGCCTCCCGCAACGCGGCAGCCTCATCCTTACCGACCTGTTCGACGAAGTGCACCAGCGCGGCGGCGCGGCTGCCCGCCTCCTCCGCCTGTTGCAGCGCGTCCACCATCAAGCTGGCGACCAGTTCGTCGCGGGTGTGTACCGGGGCGTAGCGGTGGGCGCGGTCGTCGCGCCGCTGTACCACCAGATTCTTCTTCGCCAGACGCTGCAGCACCGTCATCACCGTGGTGTACGCGAGCTCGCGGCGGGCGGCCAAGGCCTCGTGCACCTGCCGGACGGTTTGTGGTTCGTCACTCGACCACAACTGGTCCATGACCGCTTTCTCGAGTTCACCAAGTCCTGCCATCCCACAAGTTTACGGACTCAACGACGCGATTGCGTACTACACCCTGTCGTAACTGGCCGGTTGCTATGTGGTATTGGTCACGGCCGACGAAAGTACGTGCCTGGCGCCGATCGGAATCACCATCGGGCGGCCGGATACCGGGTCGTCGATCACCGAGGCGTCCAGCCCGAATACCGCGCGCAGCAGGTCGGCGTCGATGATATCGGCGGGTGCGCCCTGCGCGACGACTCGACCCCGCGACATCACGATCAACTGGTCGCTGTAGCGGATGGCCAGGTTCAGATCGTGCAGCACCATCACCACGGTGCGCCCGTAATCGTCGTGCAACCGGTCCACCAGATCCAGCACCTCCACCGAATGCGCCAGATCAAGGTAGGTGGTCGGCTCGTCGAGCAGCAGGATGTCGGTGCCCTGTGCCAAAGCCATGGAAATCCAGGCGCGTTGGCGCTGGCCGCCGGACAGCTCGTCCAGGGTGCGGTCGGCCAGATCGGCGATGCCGGTCTGCTCGAGCGCGGTCAGCACGGAATCCGCGTCGGTGGCCGACCATTGCCGCAGCCAGGACTGATGCGGATGGCGGCCACGCGCGACCAGATCGGCGACGGTGAGCCCCTCCGGCGCGACCGGTGACTGCGGCAGCAGGCCGATCACCCTGGCCACATCCCTGGTCTTCATCGATGAAATGGCCTTGCCGTCCAACACGATCCGGCCCTGGCTCGGTCGCAGCAGGCGGCCGAGCGCGCGCAGCAGGGTGGATTTCCCGCAGCCGTTCGGTCCGATGACGGTGGTGATCACGCCGGGCGTGATATCGAGCGAGAGGCCGTCGGCGATGACCCGATCGCCGTAGCCGAGGGTGACGGCCTCGGCGGTGAGCCGGTGATCGTTCATCGGAGTGTCGCCTTCCGGTTCGTTCGGACGAGCAGATAGAGCAGGAACGGGCCGCCGAACGCGGCGGTCACCACGCCGACCGGCAGTTCGACCGGGAGCGTTCGGGACAGCGCGTCGGCGCCGAGTACCAGCAGGGCTCCGGTGAGCGCGGATCCGATGAGGGGTTCGCCCGGCGTGCGCAGCAGCCTCCGGGCCACCTGCGGCGCGGCGAGCGCGACGAATCCGACGGGGCCCACCGCCGCCGTCGCCACCGCGGCGGCGATGACCGCGGCGCCGATGAGCACCGCCTGCTGGGTCTGTATGCGGACACCGAGCCCGCGGGTGGTTTCCGCGCCGAGCCGCAGCGCCGCGAGCGTGCGCGCCGAGCCGAGCGCGACCAGCGCGACGACGCCGAACGCGACCGCGGCCGGGACCAGCCGCGAGGTATCGGCGGAATTCAGTGATCCGTTGAGCCACAACTGCACTCGCGCCGCATCATCGATGCTCGCCCGCGTCAGCAGCCAGTTGATGCCGGCGACGAGCAATGCGTTCACGCCGATGCCGATGAGCACCAGCTTCAGCCCGGCGACCCCGCGCTCGCCGGATGCGCCGCGGCCGAACGCGAGCAGATAGATCGCGACCGCGGTGAGCAGTCCGCCCGCGAGTGCGGCCAGCGGTGTCCCCAGCATCGAATCCGTTGCGCCGCTACCGAATGCGACGGCGCCGAGGCTCGCACCCGAGGTGATGCCGAGCACGTCCGGGCTCGCGAGCGGGTTGTGCAGGATCGATTGCGTGATGGCCCCGGCCAGTCCGAGTGCCGCGCCGACCACGAGTGCCGTGAGTGCCCGTGGCATGCGGGAATCCAGGATGATGAACCGCTGTGCCCGGGTGCCGCCACCGCTGAGGACATCGAGCACCTGGCCGAGCGGAATATGCGTCCGCCCGGTCGTGATATCCAGGCAGAACAATGCGAAAAGCGCTGCGGCCATGGCGATTACGATCGCGACCTGCCGTGGCCGCAGCACCAACGACAGCGGGCCGACGCGCAGTGCGCCGGGTAGTCGAACGGCGGCTCGGGATACCGGACCGGCTTTCGTATCGGTCACAGGTTCACCAGCCGCCTGCGGCGGACGAGCAGGATGAAGCAGGGCGCGCCGAATGCGGCGAGCACGACGCCGACCTGGAGTTCGCCTGGGCGGGCGACGATTCGGCCGACGGTATCGGCGACGAGCAGCGAAAGCGCGCCGAGCAGACCGGAATACGGAATGAGCCTGCGGTAGTCGGGTCCGGTGATCGCCCTGGCGATATGCGGCACAACCAATCCCAGGAAGGCGATCGGGCCGATGGCGGCGGTCGACGCGCCGCAGAGCAGGACGACCGCCGTCAAGCCGAGTGCGCGGCTGCGTCCGACATCGACGCCGAGCCCCCGGGCCACATCATCACCGAGCCCGAGCAGATTGAGGCTCGGCGCGGCCGCGACCGCCAACGCGATGCCGATCACCAGGAATGGCAGCACCTGCCAGAACACGTCCGCGCCGCGCCCGCCGACCGCGCCGACCACCCAGAACCGGTAGCTGTCGAGCGCGGTCTTGTCCAGCAGCACAACGGCATTCGTCATCGCCTGGAGGAATGCCGTCACCGCGGCGCCCGCGAGTACCAGCGCGAGCGGACTCGCCTTGCCCGCGCCGAGCGCCGACACCCCGAACACCACCAGCCCCGCGACGGCCGCTCCGGCGAAGGCGAACCACACATACTGCGCCGGTGCGGTGAAGCCGAACAGGTAGGTGCTCAATGCCGCGAAAAAGGCCGCGCCGGAATTGATTCCGAGCAGACCGGCATCGGCGAGCGGATTGCGCGTGTACCCCTGGACCAGCGCTCCGGCGATGCCGAGCGCCGATCCGGTGACCGCGGCGAGTGCGGTGCGCGGCAGGCGAAGTCCGCGCACGATCTCGGCGGCGGCCGACGGCGCGGGGCAGCGGAACGGCCCGCCGGGACAGGTGAGCGCCTGATGCAGCGCGTCGTAAACCGTCACGGGGGAGAGGTTCTTGGCGCCGATCGCGATGCTGCCGATCGCCGCCATCGCGACCAGCGCCGCGAGCGCGATGGTGAACCGTGCCGATCGCACGGACGGAGTTTCGCTCCGTGATCTGGTGCCTGATGCGGTCACGGCGACGAATTACTCCTGACTCGTGTGGTGTGGCGCTCTGCTTGGACTTGAGCACTTGCTAGGTCTGGTAAGCCTAACCTATGTTCCTACCGCAACTGTCCGACGAGGAGGTCCGATGCCCGAGCTCATGACGCCATGCGCAACTCGCCGCGCGCGGGAGGTGTTCGGCCGGACGGGTGCCCGGCTGCGCGCGCTGCAACCGGAACATCCGCGGGTGTATGCCGTCGCCGCCATGGCCGATCAGGGCAAACGTCGTTGGTGGCGGCTGTCGGACGGCGTGCGCGAGGGGCGGATCGAGCTGATGTACCGCCGCCACGCCGCGGAGATGACCAGCCCGGCCGTCGCCGCCGAGGTGGTGGCGACGGCGCTGATCCACGCGGTGGTCGGCCGGGTCGCGGCCCTGCTGGTGGCCGAGGGGCAGGCGTGGGATCCGGGCCTGGAGAACCTGTGGGTGCACACCGACAACGACGGCGGCATCGACTGGGCGGGCTTGGCGGACACCACGATTCGCGTACTGCCGGGCGACCGGCTGGCGGGCGAGCCCGGTGCGCTCGTGCTGCCGTGTGAGCGGGCGATGTACGTCTGGCTGGCGCAGCGCTGCGAATCCTCGCTGACGCTGGTGCAGGCCGGCCTCGAGCGCTGCGCCGGTTTGAGCGCGCGCCGGTTCTGGGCGTTGGTCGGCGAATCCATTGTCGGCGCGGCCACTTACGTGCCGGAGCTGGCGCGCACCGATGCCGCGGCCGGTGCGCGTCGCGGGCAGGGTCTGCTCGCCGCGCTGGAACATCGCGGACTCGCGGCCCGAAGGGTTGCGTAGTTAGGTTCGCCTAACCTATACTGATCACGGCGTAAGGATCGCAGGCGAGTCCCGAGGGCTGCGGTGACCCCCGATCCAGTGCCGCGACGGGCTCCGCGTACTCCCACCGCGCGGAGCCCGTCGCTCTAGTTCTCAGGCGAATGATGCCGCGGTGATCGAAAACTGACCGTCCGGTCTGGTGAATTCGAACCGTACGGTCATACTCTGTTCACGATCCGGCCGCGGCACGTGTATCACACTGGCTCCCTTGGAGTTTCGTGCCGCGGCCGGATCGGCTCCGGCGGTGTCGCGCCCGGATGACGCCGGGCCGCGGGCGGGGACGGTCCGGCCCTCTGTCACGCTGATCGCATGACACAACAATCCGCCGATCGGCCGTTCGCCTCGCTGGCCGAGGTGACGCCGGATGCGATGAATCAGCTCAGCGCGGGCACGTTCACCGACGAAATCGGGCTGAAATTCACCGAACTCAGCCCGGACGCGGTGCGCGGCGAGCTGATCGTCGGCCCGAAACTGCTGCAGCTGGCCGGGATCGTCAACGGCGGCGTCTACTGCACGATCGTCGAATCGCTCGCCAGCGTCGGCGCGGGCATCTGGTACAACGCGAACGGCTACGCCGGCACCGTCGTCGGCGTCAACAACAACACCGATTTCCTGCGCTCGGTGCGCGCGGGCAAGGTGCACGGCGAGGCGACGCCGCTGCATCGCGGCAGACTGCAGCAGCTGTGGCAGGTCGTGCTCACCGACGACGACGGCCGCACCATCGCGCGCGGACAGGTCCGGCTGCAGAACCTGCCGCACCGCGACTGAGACCCGCCTCGTCCGGCGTTTGCCGGACGGTCGTGCCAGAATGTCCGTCACCCCATATCGACCCGGTGAGGAGCCCCGATGCGACTGTCGCCGCACGAGCAGGAGCGGCTGCTGTTGAGTTACGCGGCCGAGCTGGCCAGACGCAGGCAGGCCCGCGGGCTCCGGCTGAACCATCCGGAGGCCGTCGCGCTGATCACCGATCACGTGCTGGAGGGCGCCAGGGACGGGCGTTCGGTCGCGGAGTTGATGTCTTCGGGCAGAACGGTTCTCACCCGGGAGGATGTGATGGAAGGTGTTCCGGAGATGATCCACGATGTCCAGGTCGAGGCCACGTTCCCGGACGGGACGAAGTTGGTCACCGTGCACCATCCGATCGGCTGAGCGCATGATCCCCGGCGAATACCTCTGTGCCGAAGGCACGATCGAACTGAACGTGGGCGCGGACCGCATCGAGCTGGACGTGGTGAACACCGGTGACCGTCCCGTGCAGGTCGGCAGTCATGTGCACTTTCCGCAGGCGAACGCGGCGCTGCGGTTCGACCGCGCGGCCGCCCACGGGCGGCGGCTCGACATTCCGGCGGGCACCGCCGTGCGTTTCGAACCCGGTCTCGGACAGCGGGTTTCGCTCGTGCCGTTGGGTGGCGCCCGCGAGGTGCACGGTATAAGCCTGCGGCCGCCAGGGCGGCTGGACGCCGAGTGAACACCTGTTCTTCTGTTCTCCCGCAACCGAATTCGGAAATACCCTGCGGGATTGGGGTATTCGTGGAAGGAACGCGATGACCGAGCTGAGCCGGGCGCGCTACGCCGAGCTGTTCGGGCCCACCACCGGCGACCGGATTCGCTTGGCGGACACCGATCTGCTGATCGAGATCACCGAGGACCGCTGCGGCGGACCGGGACTCGCCGGTGACGAGGCGGTGTTCGGCGGCGGCAAGGTCTTGCGCGAATCGATGGGCCAGGCCCGCGCCACCCGGGCCGACGGCACACCCGACACCGTGATCACCGGTGTGGTGATCGTCGACCACTGGGGAATCATCAAGGCGGACGTCGGAATTCGGGACGGCCGCATCAGCGCCATCGGCAAGGCGGGCAACCCCGACACCATGAACGGGGTGCATCCGGATCTGGTGGTCGGCCCGTCCACCGAGATCATCGCGGGTAACGGGCGCATACTCACCGCGGGCGCCATCGACTGCCACGTGCACTTCATCTGTCCGCAGCTGATGGACGAGGCGCTCGGCGGCGGTATCACCACGCTCATCGGCGGCGGCACCGGCCCGGCCGAGGGCAGCAAGGCGACCACCGTGACACCCGGATCATGGCATCTGGCAAGGATGTTGGAGGCCACCGACGGCTGGCCGCTCAATATCGTGCTGCTGGGCAAGGGAAATACGGTCAGCCCCGAGGCGATGATCGAGCAATTGCGCGGCGGCGCGGCGGGTTTCAAACTGCACGAGGACTGGGGCTCGACACCGGCGGCGATCGACGCCTGTCTCACCGTCGCCGACCGCACCGGCGTGCAGGTCGCGCTGCACTCGGACACCCTGAACGAGGCCGGATTCGTCGAGGACACCCTCGGCGCCATCGCGGGCCGCGGCATCCACGCCTATCACACCGAGGGCGCGGGCGGCGGGCACGCGCCCGACATCATCACCGTCGCATCGCATCCCAACGTGCTGCCCAGCTCGACCAACCCCACCCGGCCGCATACGGTCAACACCCTCGACGAGCACCTCGACATGCTCATGGTGTGCCACCACCTGAGCGCGTCAATCCCGGAGGATCTCGCCTTCGCGGAGAGCCGGATCCGGCCGTCGACCATCGCCGCCGAGGACCTGCTGCACGATCTGGGCGCGATCTCCATGATCGGCAGCGATTCGCAGGCCATGGGCCGCATCGGCGAGGTGGTGATGCGCACGTGGCAGACCGCGCACGTGATGAAGCGCCGCCGCGGCGCGCTGCCCGGCGACGGCGCGGCCGATAACGCCCGGGTCCAGCGCTACATCGCGAAATACACCATCTGCCCGGCCGTCGCGCACGGACTCGACCACGAGATCGGCTCGGTGGAGGTCGGTAAGCTGGCCGATCTCGTGTTGTGGGAGCCCGCGTTCTTCGGCGTCCGGCCGCACGCGGTGCTGAAGGGCGGCGCGATCGCCTGGGCCGCGATGGGCGACGCCAACGCGTCGATTCCCACACCGCAACCCGTGCTGCCGCGGCCGATGTTCGGCGCGTCGCCGCTCGTCGCCGCCGCGACCTCGCTGCACTTCGTCTCCGAGCAGGCCATCGAATCCAGGCTCGCCGAACGGCTGAACGTGCGCCGGAAACTGGTGCCGGTCAAGAACGTTCGCAGACTCACCAAAGCCGATATGCCGCGCAACGACGCGCTGCCGCGGATCGAGGTGGATCCGGACACCTTCACCGTGCGCGTCGACGGCGAGGTGTGGACCGAACAGCCGGCCACCGAACTGCCGATGGCCCAGCGGTATTTCCTCTTCTGAGTTTGCCGGGCGTATCGACCATCCGTAATGTGTCCTGCACATCGGGGGTGGTCAGACCTCTGCGCGGAAAGGGATGGCGGTGTCGTTCGAAGATCCGGGCCAGGCCGCGGACCAGTTGGCGAACTGGGCCGAGGATCTCCAGCGCAAGGCGCAGCGCTATCAGGGCCTGCACGGCAGGATGGCCGGGCTGACGGTCACCGAGACCTCCGACGACAACCGCGTCACCGTCACCGTGGACAACACCGGTGTGCCCACCGATATCCGCCTCGCCGAACAGACCCGCGGCATGGACCCGTCCGCCGTGGCCGCGGAACTGATGTCCTGTCTGCGCAAGGCCCAGGCGACGCTGCGCCGGGAGGTCACCTCGATGGTCCAGGACACCGTCGGCGACGACGACGCGGGCGCCGCCATCATCAACCAATACGCCGAGCGTTTCCCGAATCCGGAAGAGGCGCAGGAGGATTCGGACAAGCCGAAGGGTCCGGTCGACGAGGACGAATACTATCGGCGCGATTCCTGGTTGCAGTAAAGGCGATCGTGGCTAGGGGGATAGGTCGACGGTGAGTTCGGCCAGCGCGTAGGCGGTGGCGCAGGGATCGAGTGCCGCTGTGTGCGAATGGTTTTGGATCCGCCAGGTGAGCGAGGTGCCGTTGTCGGAGGCGACGACGGCGCAGTCGCCGGGATCCTTGGTGTTGTGGATGTAGAAGCCCGCGGCGGTGGTCTTGGTGCCGAGGACGTCCTGTTCGATCGTGAGGTGTTCGAGGCGGTTGCCGTCTTTGTCGGCCAGATTCCACGCCTGCTGCAGGGACTGCTTCTGGACGGCGGTGAAGGTGACGTCCGAATCCTCGGTGCCGCGCGCCGCCGCCCACGCGCACACCGGCGGATGACTGTGCGCGGTGAGCGTCGTCGCGTTGAGGGTCTGCGTGAGCTGGGCGACCGTGATCGGGTTGCAATCGGCGTATGGGGTGGTGGTCGGCCCGGACGGCCCGGCATTCGAGTCCGAATTCCCGGACGAACACCCGGCGATCAGCCCGGCGACGGCGACAACGGCCAGCCCGCCGCCGCGAATACGCGATGCGGTCACGGGCCTCTCCCTTCCCTGATCCACGGCACTGCCTACCCGGCCAAGGCTACCGGCCCGATCCGCTACCCGGCGACGCGGTGACCGACGCCTCCGGCCACGGATATTCGGGCGTCGACCGGCCGCGCGTGGTTTGCGAAGAACGCGTCGTCCTTGGCACGATGGCACCGGTATGTCATCGATTTCCGATGCCGCTCGGGACAGCCTCGATGGTCTGTCCGTCGGCGACGCGCTGGGCGCTCAGTTCTTCGTGCCCGGTCGCTCACTGCCCGAACTGCGCGCGGGGCGACCGCCCGCGGCACCGTGGCCATGGACCGACGACACCGAGATGGCCTGTTCGGTATACGCGGAAATCCGCGGCCGGGGATATATCGATCGCGACGCGCTGGCCGCGGCATTCGCGGATCGCTGCGAACCGTATCGCGGCTACGGCGGCGGCACAGTCGTTGTGCTGCACGAGATCCGCGACGGGCGTCCGTGGGCCGATGCGGCGGCGGCCGCGTTCGGCGGGCGTGGTTCCTGGGGTAACGGGGCCGCGATGCGGGTCGCGCCGCTCGGAGCGCACTTCGCCGGAGATCCGGACCGGGCGGCGGCCCAGGCCGCCATGTCCGCGGAGGTGACGCATCGGCATCCGGAGGCCATCGTGGGCGCCATGGCGGTATCGGTCGCGGCGTGCCGCGCCGCCGCGAGTCGCGGAATGCGTTGCGCGCCAGAAGAATTGCTGGACGCGGTCGAACCGTACCTGGTCGCGGGGCGGACCGCGGATGGTATCCGCCGCGCCAGGACATTGCTCGGCCGATCGGTGGCCGAAGCGGCATACGAGCTCGGCAACGGCGCGTCGGTGAGCGCGCAGGAGACGGTGCCGTTCACGCTGTGGGTCGCCGCGACCTTCCTGACCGACTATCCCGCCGCCGTCACGGCGTGCGTCGAGGCCGGTGGTGATGTGGACACCACCGCCGCGATAGCGGGTGGAATCGTGGCGGCGCATACCGGAATCGGGGACCGAGGTGACGTGCGCGGGGTACCCGGGGCGTGGCTGGCGGCGCGGGAGCCGCTGCCGGAGTGGGGGACGTGCGGGCGTCCGGTCGGTTATCGGCCCGGCGGATAGCGTTTCGGTGTAAGTCGGGATATCCGAGCGTCTTGTTCGGTTGATCGGCGCTACGATTCTGGCGCAACGACTTTCATGTCCGCCGCGCGGGGGCGGGGAGGGTTGGTACCGTCATGGCGCTGGAACCGGGGGCGATTTTCGCTGGTTATACGGTTGTCCGCCAGATCGGTGTCGGCGGTATGGGCCGGGTGTATCTGATGCGGCATCCGCGGCTGCCGATGAATGTGGCGGTAAAGGTGCTGGACAGTCAGTTCAGCAGCGACGCCAAGGCGCGGGCGCGCTTCGAACGCGAGGCCGATATCGCCGCGGGTTTGCACCACCGCAATATCGTGCGCGTGCACGACCGCGGCATCGAAAACGAAAACCTGTGGATAGCCATGGATTTCGTGGACGGCCCGGATGCCGCCGAACTCATCGGCCGCGGACGGCTGCCGCTGGAGCGGGCGGTGGATATCGTCGCGCAGGCGGCCGCCGGGCTGGATTACGCACATCAGCGCGGCGTGCTGCACCGGGATGTGAAACCGGGCAATCTGCTCATCGGGCAGGAGGACGGCAAGGATCACGTGCAGATCGCCGATTTCGGCATAGCGCGCGGTTTGGACAATACGGTCACCGTCACCACATCGGTCACCGCGACCTTCGCCTATGCCGCGCCGGAACTGCTGAGCGGTGCGCCGGTGGATCACCGCGCCGATGTCTACGCGCTGGGATGCACGCTCTACCATCTGCTTTCGGGATCCGCGCCGTTCCCGAGCGGCAACCTGAGCGCGGTGATGTACAGCCACCTCAATATGCCGCCGCCGCGGCTCACCGCGACGCGATCCGACGCGCCCGCCGCGCTGGACGAGGTGATCGCCCGGTCGATGGCGAAGGATCCGGACCAGCGCTACCCGAACTGCACCGCGCTGGCCGAGGCGGCAAGG
This region includes:
- a CDS encoding serine/threonine-protein kinase, whose amino-acid sequence is MALEPGAIFAGYTVVRQIGVGGMGRVYLMRHPRLPMNVAVKVLDSQFSSDAKARARFEREADIAAGLHHRNIVRVHDRGIENENLWIAMDFVDGPDAAELIGRGRLPLERAVDIVAQAAAGLDYAHQRGVLHRDVKPGNLLIGQEDGKDHVQIADFGIARGLDNTVTVTTSVTATFAYAAPELLSGAPVDHRADVYALGCTLYHLLSGSAPFPSGNLSAVMYSHLNMPPPRLTATRSDAPAALDEVIARSMAKDPDQRYPNCTALAEAARAALATAPESHEGPTLIRPPAFPPPTPPKSLPNIPIPQHFHTPPPYIFQPNPTPPHSIPTVPPRKSKTGWVIGGVIAAVVVVAAAVGIVAWPRTDNSDHAKNTTTVTTTTVPRTTTTPPPNPLSPAEAGLVQVLSPSLLTTSSCAADPKFESTSGATAAVDCDVPGLNRQARIATFTDAKGLASALDNQANHQSGNGTCSDGGFYTGTWRDGNNIVRGNTVCIRIDRDYYIATGFDATRRFVLIGDTSVSAVYDWWAKKVHLVFTDQ